A section of the Trachemys scripta elegans isolate TJP31775 chromosome 10, CAS_Tse_1.0, whole genome shotgun sequence genome encodes:
- the GTF2A2 gene encoding transcription initiation factor IIA subunit 2: MAYQLYRNTTLGNSLQESLDELIQSQQITPQLALQVLLQFDKAINSALAQRVRNRVNFRGSLNTYRFCDNVWTFVLNDVEFREVTELVKVDKVKIVACDGKNTGSNTAE; encoded by the exons ATGGCGTATCAACTGTATAGAAACACCACATTGGGCAACAGCCTTCAGGAGAGCTTGGATGAGCTCATACAG tcTCAGCAGATCACCCCTCAACTTGCCCTTCAAGTGCTACTTCAGTTTGACAAGGCTATAAATTCAGCATTGGCACAACGGGTCAGGAACAGAGTCAATTTCAGG GGCTCTCTGAATACATACAGATTCTGTGATAATGTGTGGACTTTTGTACTGAATGATGTTGAATTTCGAGAGGTAACGGAACTCGTGAAAGTGGATAAAGTGAAAATTGTTGCATGTGACGGAAAAA aTACTGGTTCCAATACTGCAGaatga